The DNA sequence GCCGCGGTCAAGCGCGAGCGACACATCATCAACCGCAGCGACGACGCCGTCATCGGTGTCGAAGCGCACGGAGAGGTGTTCGATCTGGAGCAGGGGCGGCATCGGGCATCACTCCATGCGGGTTTTGGGTTTGGGGTCGAACGCATCGCGCAGCCCCTCGCCGATCAGCACGGCGAGGATCATGACGACAAACAGCGCGGATGAGGGGAAGACGACGAGCCACCAGGCTCCGCGGTGTGCCTGAGCCTGATTGAGGAGCTCGCCCCAACTGGGCGCGAGCGGCGGCAGGCCGAAGCCCAGAAAGTCCAGGGCCGAGAGGGCCGCGATGGCGCCGACGAGATTGAAGGGAAACAGGGTGATCAGCGGCGTGAGGGCGTTGGGGAGGATGTGGCGGAAGATAATGCGGAGCGGGCCAAGACCCTGGCAGCGGGCCGATTCGATGAACGGCCGGCCGCGGAGGCGGAGGAATTCGGCGCGCATGTAGGTGGAGATGCCAATCCAGTTGAAGAGGCCAAAGCAGATCAGCAGCAGCAGGAAGCTCCGGCCGAGGACCGAGCCGATCAGGATCATGATGTACAGGAAGGGGAGGGCCGACCAGATTTCGATCAGCCGCTGGCCGAACAGGTCCAGAAGGCCGCCGAAATATCCCTGTAGCGCCCCGATCACGAGGCCGATGCACATCGCCCAGACCACCAAGAGCGCGCCAAACAGCAGTCCGGTCCGAAGGCCGAACAGGACACGGGCCAGGACGTCCCGTCCCGAGCCGTCGACGCCCATCCAATGGCCGGGAACCGGTCGGTGTGGCCAGGATACAGGAGGGAATACGCAGGTGAAGCGGGCGTCGGCCCCGTTCCAGACGCCAGCAGCTTCGGCCGAATTGGACTGCAGCGCGTCGGCCACCACGGGTGCCAGGGATTCGGCCAGCGCCGTGTCGCTCCCGAAATGGCGGCCGAGGAGCATCGGCAGCGAACCCTCGGCGGCGG is a window from the Lentisphaerota bacterium genome containing:
- a CDS encoding ABC transporter permease subunit; translated protein: MGVDGSGRDVLARVLFGLRTGLLFGALLVVWAMCIGLVIGALQGYFGGLLDLFGQRLIEIWSALPFLYIMILIGSVLGRSFLLLLICFGLFNWIGISTYMRAEFLRLRGRPFIESARCQGLGPLRIIFRHILPNALTPLITLFPFNLVGAIAALSALDFLGFGLPPLAPSWGELLNQAQAHRGAWWLVVFPSSALFVVMILAVLIGEGLRDAFDPKPKTRME
- a CDS encoding ABC transporter ATP-binding protein, with amino-acid sequence MPPLLQIEHLSVRFDTDDGVVAAVDDVSLALDRG